One Idiomarina loihiensis L2TR genomic window carries:
- the fadJ gene encoding fatty acid oxidation complex subunit alpha FadJ, protein MSQDKAFTMEVRDDGVAVITIDVPGESMNTLKDSFAEEVGSLMNRLESDDSVKGVVFISGKPGSFIAGADINMIDGCENAVDAESLARKGQAMFDRIEQLNVPVVAAINGACLGGGLELAMACHVRVCTDNSKTALGLPEVKLGLLPGSGGTQRLPELVGVQQGLTMILTGKELRAKQALKAGLVTEVVPQSILLDVAVEHALKRKPKSTKPPLKGISKVLEATKFGRDIIFKKASEQAQKKAQGNYPAIDKIIQTVREGVERGREAGLDKEARSFGELAMTPESYQLRQIFFATTEMKKETGADGVKPDSVKRVGVLGGGLMGGGIAYVTAAKAGIPARIKDIAEDGIRHALHYSYERLDKKVKRRHMRRAELEKTMLMLSGSLDYSGFERTDVVIEAVFEDLNLKQKMVADVEEHADESTIFATNTSSLPITQIAAKAKRPEQVIGLHYFSPVDKMPLAEIITHPGTSDKTIATTVSLAKKQGKTPIVVKDGAGFYVNRILAPYMNEAARLLLAGEPIEHIDKTLVKFGFPVGPITLLDEVGIDVAAKVAPVLVKELGDRFEAPEAFEKLIDDDRKGKKNQKGFYQYGKSVKGKPVDTSVYSLLDIDPNESKSADEIIDICLLPMLNEAAYCLQEEIIRSPRDGDIGAIFGIGFPPFLGGPFRYMDSQGLETIVNKLEKLAAERGERYTPAPLLKQMLENGWNFYQ, encoded by the coding sequence ATGAGTCAGGATAAAGCATTCACTATGGAAGTTAGGGACGACGGCGTCGCTGTAATTACGATTGATGTCCCTGGTGAGTCGATGAATACCTTAAAAGACTCATTTGCCGAAGAAGTTGGCAGTTTGATGAATCGCTTAGAAAGCGATGATTCAGTCAAAGGTGTGGTTTTTATTAGTGGTAAGCCAGGCTCCTTTATTGCCGGTGCTGATATCAACATGATAGACGGTTGTGAAAATGCCGTGGACGCAGAAAGTCTGGCGCGAAAAGGGCAGGCTATGTTTGATCGCATCGAGCAGTTAAATGTGCCTGTGGTTGCGGCTATTAACGGAGCTTGCCTGGGTGGTGGACTGGAACTGGCCATGGCTTGTCATGTAAGAGTTTGTACCGACAACAGCAAGACAGCTCTGGGCTTACCTGAAGTGAAATTAGGCTTGTTACCGGGCAGTGGTGGTACGCAACGTCTGCCTGAACTGGTTGGTGTTCAGCAAGGACTGACGATGATCCTGACCGGTAAAGAACTGCGTGCTAAACAGGCTTTGAAAGCAGGACTTGTCACCGAGGTTGTTCCCCAAAGCATATTGTTGGATGTTGCCGTTGAGCACGCGTTAAAACGTAAGCCAAAATCAACTAAGCCGCCACTTAAGGGCATTAGTAAAGTGCTGGAGGCGACCAAGTTTGGCCGTGACATTATCTTTAAAAAGGCCAGTGAGCAGGCGCAGAAGAAAGCTCAGGGCAATTACCCGGCAATTGATAAAATCATTCAGACGGTGCGTGAAGGTGTTGAACGTGGCCGCGAAGCTGGCCTGGATAAGGAAGCCCGTAGCTTTGGTGAGTTGGCAATGACGCCAGAGTCTTATCAGCTGCGCCAGATTTTCTTTGCCACCACAGAAATGAAAAAAGAAACCGGCGCCGATGGCGTTAAACCTGATTCGGTCAAACGGGTTGGCGTTTTAGGTGGTGGATTGATGGGCGGCGGTATTGCCTATGTTACGGCGGCTAAAGCAGGTATTCCTGCACGTATCAAGGACATCGCTGAAGACGGAATTCGACATGCATTACATTACAGTTACGAGCGTCTAGATAAAAAAGTGAAACGTCGGCATATGCGCCGGGCCGAGCTTGAAAAGACCATGCTAATGCTGAGCGGTTCGCTTGATTACAGTGGATTTGAGCGTACCGACGTGGTTATTGAAGCGGTATTTGAAGACCTTAACCTGAAGCAAAAAATGGTTGCTGATGTGGAGGAGCACGCAGACGAGTCGACCATTTTTGCAACTAATACGAGCTCACTGCCTATTACTCAAATAGCGGCTAAAGCCAAGCGCCCGGAACAGGTTATTGGGCTCCACTATTTTTCTCCGGTCGATAAAATGCCGTTGGCGGAAATTATTACCCATCCGGGTACTTCCGATAAGACAATAGCCACAACGGTTTCTCTGGCCAAGAAGCAGGGTAAAACTCCGATAGTGGTGAAAGATGGTGCCGGATTCTATGTAAACCGAATTCTTGCGCCCTACATGAACGAAGCTGCGCGCTTGCTGTTAGCCGGAGAGCCTATTGAGCATATCGATAAAACCTTAGTGAAATTTGGTTTCCCGGTAGGGCCAATTACTTTACTGGATGAGGTTGGTATCGATGTTGCGGCAAAAGTGGCTCCGGTATTGGTGAAAGAGCTGGGTGATCGTTTTGAAGCGCCTGAAGCTTTTGAGAAGCTGATTGACGACGACCGTAAAGGTAAGAAAAACCAAAAAGGCTTTTATCAATACGGCAAGAGTGTAAAGGGTAAGCCGGTAGACACTTCAGTGTATTCTTTGCTGGATATTGATCCGAACGAGAGCAAGTCTGCGGACGAAATTATTGATATTTGTTTATTGCCCATGCTGAATGAAGCTGCTTACTGTTTGCAGGAAGAGATTATTCGCAGTCCTCGCGACGGTGATATTGGTGCAATTTTCGGTATCGGTTTCCCACCTTTCCTTGGCGGGCCATTCCGTTATATGGACAGCCAGGGGCTTGAAACGATAGTGAATAAGCTAGAGAAGCTGGCAGCAGAACGTGGCGAACGATACACGCCTGCACCTTTGTTGAAGCAAATGCTGGAAAATGGCTGGAATTTCTATCAATAG
- the fadI gene encoding acetyl-CoA C-acyltransferase FadI → MTAAQRLLTVNGERIAFVAGIRTPFAKQATDFHGIPAVDLGKMVVQELVNKTGIDGDWVEQLVFGQVVQMPEAPNIAREIVLGTSLPVGTDAYSVSRACATSFQSAVNIAEAMVAGHIRGGIAGGADSSSVLPIGVSKRMARALVDLNKAKTLGQRFSILKRLGFKDLLPVPPAVAEYSTGLSMGQTAEQMAKTHNISREDQDELTVRSHQKAHAAWEAGWLSDEVMTAYPEPYKKHLSRDNNIRGDSQIEKLAKLKPVFDRKHGSVTAANSTPLTDGASAVMMMTESRAKELGLPVLGYLRSYAFAALQVEEDMLMGPSYSTPVALDRAGMSLNDLDLIDMHEAFAAQTLANMKMFASDKFAQEKLGRDKAIGEIDMDKFNVLGGSIAYGHPFAATGTRMITQTLNELRRRGGGVGLTTACAAGGLGAAMIVETE, encoded by the coding sequence GCACAACGCTTGCTAACCGTAAATGGCGAAAGAATTGCCTTTGTGGCGGGTATAAGAACACCATTTGCGAAACAAGCAACGGACTTTCACGGCATACCCGCAGTCGACTTAGGTAAAATGGTTGTTCAGGAATTAGTGAATAAAACCGGTATTGACGGTGACTGGGTTGAGCAACTGGTGTTTGGTCAGGTTGTGCAAATGCCGGAAGCGCCTAACATTGCCCGTGAAATAGTATTGGGAACCAGTTTGCCTGTTGGTACTGATGCTTACAGTGTGTCCCGCGCGTGTGCTACAAGCTTTCAGTCGGCGGTTAATATTGCCGAAGCTATGGTGGCTGGCCATATTCGTGGAGGCATAGCTGGTGGTGCGGATTCATCTTCGGTATTACCTATTGGTGTCAGTAAACGTATGGCGCGTGCTCTAGTCGATTTAAATAAAGCAAAAACCTTAGGGCAACGGTTTTCAATATTGAAGCGTTTAGGTTTTAAAGACTTATTGCCTGTACCACCGGCTGTTGCTGAATACAGTACCGGACTAAGCATGGGACAAACGGCGGAACAAATGGCGAAAACGCATAACATTAGCCGTGAAGACCAGGACGAGCTAACGGTAAGATCGCACCAAAAGGCTCATGCTGCATGGGAAGCTGGTTGGTTAAGTGATGAAGTAATGACGGCTTACCCTGAGCCTTATAAAAAGCATTTGAGCCGCGATAATAATATTCGTGGTGACAGTCAGATAGAAAAACTGGCGAAATTAAAACCGGTATTTGATCGCAAGCATGGTTCAGTGACTGCGGCGAACAGCACGCCTTTAACTGACGGAGCTTCTGCTGTCATGATGATGACCGAAAGCCGCGCGAAAGAACTCGGGTTGCCGGTATTAGGTTACTTACGCAGTTATGCCTTTGCTGCCCTACAGGTGGAAGAAGACATGCTGATGGGACCTTCCTATTCGACTCCAGTTGCTTTAGACCGTGCTGGTATGAGCTTAAACGATTTAGACCTTATTGATATGCACGAGGCTTTTGCAGCGCAAACATTGGCGAATATGAAGATGTTTGCCAGTGATAAGTTTGCGCAAGAGAAGCTGGGTCGTGATAAAGCCATTGGCGAAATCGATATGGATAAATTTAACGTGCTGGGCGGCTCCATTGCTTATGGTCATCCATTTGCCGCAACCGGTACCAGAATGATCACACAGACTTTGAATGAATTGCGCCGTCGCGGTGGTGGTGTCGGTTTAACAACCGCTTGTGCTGCCGGTGGCCTGGGTGCAGCAATGATTGTGGAGACAGAATAA